In Streptomyces chartreusis NRRL 3882, the following are encoded in one genomic region:
- a CDS encoding YncE family protein, with product MPVFRRRHLCSLTAALALSATVPATAARADTPDASAALRQVLFVGNNWEGTADVIKSTGDFAKIGRINVVPDKDERMAEINADPIRWIAFMTIRNTVGEGHDQFVDDMYSTPDGKSVVVSRPSFADVVSIDLASGRINWRFPVSGFRADHMAVSPDGTRVAVSASTGNTVHVLDIVTGKQLGKAPTGDKPHENIFTKDGKYIYNMSIGDVNTQTDAPWLDWTKGDRRITVIDATTYQQVKVIDMRPRLDAVGLKDFSDAVRPAVFSPDESKLYFQVSFFNGFFEYDLAGDKITRTKTLPKNPATSDDRTTFVNDSRHHGLSMSPDGSKLCVAGTMDDYATVVDRSTLQEGPLVTAAKPYWATVSGDGKSCVVSESGSDQVTAIDFATGKKTVSVPVGDHPQRVRLGHVQAGWTSPSAS from the coding sequence ATGCCCGTCTTCCGACGACGGCACCTGTGCTCCCTGACCGCCGCCCTCGCCCTGAGCGCCACCGTTCCCGCGACCGCCGCCCGCGCGGACACGCCCGACGCCTCCGCCGCACTGCGTCAGGTGCTGTTCGTGGGCAACAACTGGGAGGGCACCGCCGATGTCATCAAGTCCACCGGCGACTTCGCGAAGATAGGCCGGATCAACGTCGTTCCCGACAAGGACGAGCGGATGGCGGAGATCAACGCCGATCCGATCAGGTGGATCGCCTTCATGACGATCCGCAACACCGTCGGCGAGGGACACGACCAGTTCGTCGACGACATGTACTCCACCCCGGACGGGAAGTCGGTGGTCGTCTCCCGGCCCAGCTTCGCCGACGTCGTCTCGATCGACCTCGCCTCCGGGCGGATCAACTGGCGCTTCCCGGTGTCCGGTTTCCGCGCCGACCACATGGCCGTCTCCCCCGACGGCACACGGGTCGCCGTGTCGGCGTCCACCGGCAACACCGTGCACGTGCTGGACATCGTGACCGGCAAGCAGCTCGGCAAGGCACCCACCGGTGACAAGCCGCACGAGAACATCTTCACCAAGGACGGCAAGTACATCTACAACATGTCGATCGGCGACGTGAACACGCAGACCGACGCGCCCTGGCTGGACTGGACGAAGGGCGACCGCCGCATCACGGTCATCGACGCGACCACGTATCAGCAGGTCAAGGTCATCGACATGCGCCCGCGCCTGGACGCCGTCGGGCTGAAGGACTTCTCCGACGCGGTCCGGCCTGCGGTGTTCTCGCCGGACGAGTCGAAGCTGTACTTCCAGGTGTCGTTCTTCAACGGGTTCTTCGAGTACGACCTGGCCGGCGACAAGATCACCCGCACGAAGACCCTGCCGAAGAACCCGGCGACCAGCGACGACCGCACCACCTTCGTCAACGACTCACGCCACCACGGCCTTTCGATGAGCCCGGACGGCAGCAAGCTGTGCGTGGCGGGGACCATGGACGACTACGCCACGGTCGTCGACCGCAGCACCCTCCAGGAGGGTCCGCTCGTCACCGCCGCCAAGCCCTACTGGGCCACGGTCAGCGGTGACGGCAAGAGCTGCGTCGTCTCCGAGAGCGGCTCCGACCAGGTCACGGCCATCGACTTCGCCACCGGGAAGAAGACCGTGTCCGTGCCGGTCGGGGACCACCCGCAGCGCGTCCGGCTCGGTCATGTGCAGGCCGGCTGGACGAGCCCGTCCGCTAGTTGA
- a CDS encoding TetR/AcrR family transcriptional regulator, which produces MPGRLRAPTGRYGGKTAEERQAERRRRFLDAALQLFGDTPGFRATTVAALSEAAGLSTRQFYEEFRTLEDVLAALHLQVNDWAEAAVLEAAAGAADLPLVERATAIFRAYAGNVAADPRRIRITFVEIIGVSPRLEEQRLARRAGWVDLICAEAQAAAARGEAAPRDYRLAATGFIGSVNGLLHDWSAGWVDATLDEVVEELVRQLLGILRPPGWTPRG; this is translated from the coding sequence GTGCCGGGCAGACTCAGAGCGCCGACCGGCCGCTACGGCGGGAAGACCGCCGAGGAGCGGCAGGCCGAGCGGCGCCGGCGGTTCCTGGACGCCGCGCTCCAACTCTTCGGCGACACCCCCGGCTTCCGCGCCACCACCGTCGCGGCGCTCAGCGAGGCGGCCGGGCTGTCCACCCGTCAGTTCTACGAGGAGTTCCGCACCCTGGAGGACGTGCTCGCGGCGCTGCACCTCCAGGTCAACGACTGGGCCGAGGCGGCGGTGCTGGAGGCTGCGGCCGGTGCGGCGGACCTGCCGCTCGTCGAGCGGGCGACCGCCATCTTCCGCGCCTACGCCGGGAACGTCGCCGCCGATCCGCGCCGGATCCGCATCACCTTCGTCGAGATCATCGGCGTCAGCCCGCGCCTGGAGGAGCAGCGGCTCGCCCGCCGGGCCGGCTGGGTCGACCTCATCTGCGCCGAGGCCCAGGCGGCCGCCGCGCGCGGGGAGGCGGCGCCCCGCGACTACCGCCTCGCGGCGACGGGTTTCATCGGCAGCGTCAACGGCCTGCTGCACGACTGGAGCGCCGGCTGGGTCGACGCGACGCTGGACGAGGTCGTCGAGGAACTGGTCCGGCAACTGCTGGGGATCCTGCGGCCCCCGGGCTGGACCCCACGGGGGTGA